Part of the Pseudoalteromonas marina genome is shown below.
TAGACCACAATCAATGGCTGATGCGAACTGTATGGCTTTCTGTGAGCTATTGGCGTTTTGGTGTACTGGTGTTTTCAGCAAGTAAAACAAGTGAGCATGACTATTTTTAGGGTTGCTAACGAAAATAGTTGGCTCTGGTGCTAGTTTGTCCTCTCTGATTTCGTCAGGGCAAGTGGCTCTATCAATATCGTATACAAGCCACTGGCGACTGTTGAAGTCATTAGGCTGTAAATAGCGTTTTTTAATGGCTTTTTCGATGTAGCGCACCTTGTTGTCAACGTCAAAATCGTCACAACAACGTGTTTTTGTTGGTAAGTGGCTATTGAATAGCTCTAGTTGTTTTTGCATATCTTCACCCGTATGTAGGCGAGATATACTTGATGTTTGTCTAATATCATTATAAAATTATCTCGAATTGAATTAATAAACCCGTTAGGTGCGCCAACACCATTGATGCGGGTTTTTTAATGCCTGTTTTTCGGCATTTGCTTGTTATTCTACGCTTTACACCATCTTTTTCAAGATCCATGCTTTTAAACCGCCCTTAGCGGCAATCTCAGCGCATTTGTTGCCTATAATAACACATTCATCGGGTAAAGATGGTTTATCGTCTTTCTGTGCTTCTGGTGAAGCCGTTTTGTTATCATCCCCCGATTTGGCAATCGGGAAAGTTGCCATATCTTCTTTTGATACTGTGCCATGCTCTTTGAGTTGCTTTGCAATGGCTTTAAAAGTATCTCGATATTCTTCTGGCACTTCGATATTTAGCTGTTTAACGCCCTGCTCTGCTTTCTTGTCTTTGTGTTTTTGCACTCGTAGAGCGTTTTTACTTTTCTTTGTTCGGACATACGCTGACGTTTTAACAATCCCTGCTTGCTCCAACTCGCTATCTGTTAGCGTTTTATCGTCCACTGGTAGCTGTACGTCTTGAGCATCTTCTAAGTGTTTCAAGTGACCGCTAAAGTCCATTTCGTTTTTATCATTTGTCATAATTTCACCTTTAAATCATTTCTAGACACGTTTCTAGAAATGATACCACCTTAAAACCTAGAGTCAAATTGATAGCAAGCCACTGATTCAGTGTTGTCATGATCAAGCAAACAAGTAAACTTAAATAGCTCATTTGGTCTTTGACCACCGTTTGACTTTGGCAATGAATATTTAGCGTGTTTACATGCTAGGCATTGAGAATCCCCGTTGCGGTCTTTGATTACTTCTCTCAACTGCTCTGCTGTTTTTCCGCCTTGCGATAAAGCTTGGCTGTTGTCGAGTTCTGGCTCTGAGTTGGTGAGTAAAATTATTTGCTCTGCTAACTCGTTTATCTGCTGATTTACCTCGCTGAACTGCTGTTCGTACTGCTCTGATAACAGCTTTAATGCTTTCGCTAATTCCTGATTTACATCTGACATTGTTCTCTACCACCTTTTTTATTACTGGATGTTTAATTTCTGTATGGCGACTATCACGCCTAGCGTGAGTCCGCTCCCGAATATCAGCCCAAGAAGAAACACCATCAATGCGCTGTACGTTGTGTTGGTCTGGTGTTCCTGTGCTTTGGCTACCATGCTGTCTATATCTTTCGTGATTTGCTTTTCGCTTTGCTTGATGTGCGTTTGCAAATGTTTCCTTAGCCCTTGAAAGTCTTTCGTTGCGATCTCTTTGATAGCTTTCGATTGCTCTTGTGACCTCTGCTGTAACGTCTGCGCTGCCTTTAAAATTTCGCTCATATAAAGCCCCTTTAAGTCTGATATTTTTACCCCCTGAAGGGTCTTTAATTGATATTGATGACTTGGTTTCTCTGGCGATTTCCAAGCCGTATGATTGAAGTTTATTGATAACATCATCACGATTGGCGATTGCGCCCAGGCTAACTTCGTTAGCCAATGAATTTGTTATCAATGAAACTGCTTGTTTTCTGTCGTTTGGTAGGTCTTTTGCCGTAACAACAAAACGTCTGTTTGCAGGATCGTGCGGATCTTTAAATTTAAACGTGTCGTTGGCTATCTGTTGCCAAGAATTCACGTAATGACGGTCGTTTTTGTCGTAATACGGCTGTAAACGCTTGTTTGTTGATAGCTCAACATTAGGAATAAGGAAGTTAAGCTCTAATCTGTCCTTGTCTTTATGCTCAACCCATAAAATATCGTATTGATTGCGGTCAAGCCCTGTCATTAACGTGTCTTGAAACGAGTCCATAAGCATCTGTTTTTGATGTTCGGGTATATCTTTTTCAGCAAATGACAAGCAACCTGACGTATAGTTTCGGGCAAATGAAAGCCCGTCTATTAGCTCTTTTGCTTGCTCTGGATTACCACGCAATACTTGAGCGTTCTCTCGATTGCGGTCTTTACCAAGCAAGTAATCAACGGGAGCTGAACCGCCACCCTTACCACGACTAAAGAATTTAACTAGCATGATCAGACCTCACTTGTTCAAGTTCACTCTGTATCTGATTCAATATGCTAATGATTTCAATAGAAGAAATGGCATCCATTCCCCTTGCGTTAGCAAGGCGGGCAAGTTGATTCAAGTTGTTACCGATAGCTGAAAGCTGTCGGAGTAACAACGGATCAACAATAACAGGCGCATTGCGCCTTTTACTCTTTTTAGCCAAACAAGTTTCACGCATCCAACGTGCAAGCTCATTACCTGTTTTTAGTTCGTTAA
Proteins encoded:
- a CDS encoding MbeB family mobilization protein; amino-acid sequence: MMLSINFNHTAWKSPEKPSHQYQLKTLQGVKISDLKGLYMSEILKAAQTLQQRSQEQSKAIKEIATKDFQGLRKHLQTHIKQSEKQITKDIDSMVAKAQEHQTNTTYSALMVFLLGLIFGSGLTLGVIVAIQKLNIQ
- the mobC gene encoding plasmid mobilization relaxosome protein MobC, translated to MAEKRTKSVKIRLFESELNELNELKTGNELARWMRETCLAKKSKRRNAPVIVDPLLLRQLSAIGNNLNQLARLANARGMDAISSIEIISILNQIQSELEQVRSDHAS